In a genomic window of Candidatus Latescibacter sp.:
- a CDS encoding MlaD family protein → MATKAQKIRLSIFLILSGAVFLIFFFILVGGQFLKRTDAYHIIYHDISITGLESGASVKLNGVPVGRVIGLFAKSAAEVQVDIEVAHGTPIASDTQAVLNYIGVTGLKYVELSGGTAAAPVLPPGGNINAGQSLLDIVSGQANVIIGKLEMALNNLNAMTGPQTTQNLQNGLTSFAGVAAQLDTLFMFNRINLTYAITHADTVMMQLSAAAVKLDNAVTTANNILKSGDIQTTAANLRKITNTVQARLDSMKLVELSNELRNVLVNTNSMVTHYDILAVRGRDDILRALRNMEEALDNFREITDIIRENPSILIRGRTTSQDRPE, encoded by the coding sequence ATGGCTACAAAAGCCCAGAAGATACGACTTTCCATATTTCTCATCCTTTCCGGCGCAGTTTTCCTCATTTTCTTTTTCATCCTGGTCGGAGGACAATTCCTCAAGAGAACGGATGCCTACCATATAATCTACCATGATATCTCCATCACCGGCCTGGAATCGGGGGCTTCGGTCAAGCTCAACGGTGTTCCGGTAGGCCGGGTCATCGGCCTTTTTGCAAAGAGCGCCGCCGAGGTGCAGGTCGACATTGAAGTTGCGCACGGCACCCCCATAGCCTCTGATACACAGGCCGTTCTCAATTACATCGGTGTTACCGGATTGAAATATGTCGAACTATCCGGAGGCACCGCTGCTGCGCCCGTGCTGCCTCCCGGCGGCAACATAAACGCCGGCCAGTCTCTGCTCGATATTGTTTCCGGCCAGGCCAATGTCATTATCGGCAAACTGGAAATGGCGCTCAATAACCTAAATGCCATGACCGGGCCGCAGACCACTCAGAATTTGCAGAATGGGCTCACTTCATTTGCCGGTGTAGCCGCTCAGCTTGATACCCTGTTCATGTTCAACCGCATTAACCTTACCTATGCCATCACCCATGCAGACACCGTGATGATGCAGCTTTCCGCCGCCGCAGTCAAGCTGGATAACGCTGTAACTACGGCAAACAATATATTGAAATCCGGCGATATTCAAACCACTGCCGCCAACCTGCGAAAGATTACCAATACTGTCCAGGCCAGGCTCGACAGCATGAAACTTGTCGAGCTCTCGAATGAACTCCGGAATGTGCTGGTCAACACGAATTCCATGGTGACCCACTATGATATTCTTGCAGTAAGGGGAAGGGATGATATCTTGCGAGCTTTAAGAAATATGGAGGAGGCTCTTGATAATTTCAGGGAAATCACCGACATCATCCGTGAAAATCCTTCGATTCTCATCAGGGGAAGGACCACCTCTCAGGACAGGCCGGAGTGA
- a CDS encoding ABC-type transport auxiliary lipoprotein family protein has product MKKTISWYILIFFTLLGLALFISCGFLGTTIPTRSYYIISYNPQPKTPPGSLRPYPYSLEVERFFVQRIFNNQKIAYRFSPEELQYFENEQWAVRPEYMIADVIVKHLAASNICNHISSEFLDVKPDYRLEGSVEALEKYDATDVFYAHLAMSFKLVRVIDGQQVWDYSFDQRKQVYQKKMVFTIMAFSSIMQTQMDIVVNQLDAYFLSLEKGEKRSPQETRPEKNFKPVTAEPETTSVPAERGYEIIPEKKIKRK; this is encoded by the coding sequence ATGAAAAAAACTATATCCTGGTATATTCTTATATTTTTTACTCTCCTCGGACTGGCGCTTTTCATCTCCTGCGGTTTTTTGGGAACAACCATTCCCACCAGGAGCTACTACATTATCAGCTATAATCCCCAGCCCAAAACTCCTCCCGGTTCTCTGCGACCTTACCCATATTCGTTGGAAGTAGAGCGTTTCTTTGTACAGCGAATTTTCAACAATCAGAAAATCGCCTACCGTTTTTCTCCGGAAGAGTTGCAATACTTTGAAAACGAGCAATGGGCGGTACGGCCGGAGTACATGATTGCCGATGTTATTGTCAAGCACCTTGCGGCATCGAACATTTGTAACCATATCAGTTCCGAATTTCTGGATGTCAAGCCGGACTATCGTCTTGAAGGAAGTGTGGAAGCCCTTGAAAAATACGATGCCACTGATGTCTTTTATGCACACCTGGCCATGTCGTTCAAACTGGTTCGGGTCATAGACGGGCAGCAGGTCTGGGACTATTCGTTCGATCAGAGGAAGCAGGTTTACCAGAAGAAGATGGTCTTTACGATTATGGCTTTTTCTTCGATCATGCAAACTCAGATGGATATAGTGGTAAATCAACTGGATGCCTACTTTTTATCACTGGAAAAAGGTGAAAAACGCAGCCCGCAGGAAACCAGACCTGAAAAGAATTTCAAACCTGTGACCGCAGAACCGGAAACCACCTCCGTTCCGGCTGAAAGGGGATACGAAATAATCCCCGAAAAGAAGATCAAAAGGAAGTAA